Genomic DNA from Spiroplasma alleghenense:
TTGATGTTTCTCATGGTTTTGCCACTGACGGAGTTCTTGGGGGATTCAGAGAAGTTGTTAATAAAATTAGATATACCTTTGCTTTACAGTTCTTATTAGGAATCCTTGGGGGATTGTTATTTTCGGTTGCGATTGTGGCGGCTGTTTATGGAACTAAGGCTATTGGAACCGATGTAGCTCAATCAGAACGTTTATGAATAAGAAATATGATTTCAGGAATTATCATTCCTGGGGGAATAATCTTGATGACTTTTCTTGGGGGAACTTTATTTACTAGACACTGTTTTGCTACGCTACCAACAATGCTTGGAGTAACAAAAAAACGTTTACTATTTAAGGGAATGGTTGCAGTATTAATTGGTAACTTTGTTGGATCATTAATTCTTGCTGTGATCTTTCTAGGAACCGGAGCTTATAAAGATAATGATTTCTCTGCTCGAGTTTTAGAAATTGCTAACCAAAATCTTTTTGGGGCAGGAAATAAGCTTTTCCCAGAATTTACAAGTACTGGAAACTTTGATTACTCACCAATTAAAACCGGAATTTGGTTTCAAGCAATTTTTGCATCATTGATTTCAGGATTTTTATGTGGAATTTTAGCTTCAGGAACCGGAGTTGTTACTCATGCTGATAAAAATCCAGTTGTTGGAATTGTTGTAACTTTCTTCTGCGTACTATTTTATGTTTTATCAAATTATAGTCATGGACCAAGTAACATGTTTTACTTCTGAAGTTTATTATTTATGAAATGATCTCACCCAGAAAATTTAACCATCTTTAATGAGACAACCAACGCTGTTGGCACAATTAGTAGCTGACAGGGAGTTGATGTAAGTTTTGCTTTCATATTTTTTGGAGTAGCTTTAATTCCTTCAATTATAGGAAACTGAATTGGTGGGGGAATAGTTATGCCATTTGTTTACTACTTAAACAATAAAGAATATGTTCAATTGCTTGCAAGAAAAATGAAACTTGAATATTCACAAGAAAACCTTAGAGAGCTGATTGCCTTTTATGAAGGACCGATTAATCAGGGTCTACCAACCTTAGAATCAACTAATACTCTTTCAGAACCAAAATTAGATGAAAATTTTTCAAATACCTTTGGTGTTGAAGAGGTCTTTATGAAACCCAAAACTGTTAAAAAAACTAAAAAACCAAATAAAGAATAATATAAAGCCAATCTAAAAGAAACAAATGTTTCTGGAAGATTGGTTTTTTATTTACTTTAAGATTTTTTTTAAATTTTGATTATTCAGATAAAAAGGTGCTAAAATAATCTCGTGAATTAGATTTTAGACCTCACCTAATATACTAATAATTAATAAATTATCATATCAAATTAATAAAAATGTAATATATAAAATCCTCCATTTTTTATTTCAGTAAAAAACCAAAATTAATATAACAATTATCTTTAACTAATATTCATAAACTACTAAGACTAATTTTTATGAAA
This window encodes:
- a CDS encoding formate/nitrite transporter family protein — encoded protein: MKMNKKNAKLKAKYEKQIADYQNVDYSTLDVSHGFATDGVLGGFREVVNKIRYTFALQFLLGILGGLLFSVAIVAAVYGTKAIGTDVAQSERLWIRNMISGIIIPGGIILMTFLGGTLFTRHCFATLPTMLGVTKKRLLFKGMVAVLIGNFVGSLILAVIFLGTGAYKDNDFSARVLEIANQNLFGAGNKLFPEFTSTGNFDYSPIKTGIWFQAIFASLISGFLCGILASGTGVVTHADKNPVVGIVVTFFCVLFYVLSNYSHGPSNMFYFWSLLFMKWSHPENLTIFNETTNAVGTISSWQGVDVSFAFIFFGVALIPSIIGNWIGGGIVMPFVYYLNNKEYVQLLARKMKLEYSQENLRELIAFYEGPINQGLPTLESTNTLSEPKLDENFSNTFGVEEVFMKPKTVKKTKKPNKE